The following DNA comes from Salvia splendens isolate huo1 chromosome 17, SspV2, whole genome shotgun sequence.
caataattatatttttaggtTTTCTCCAATCATAATACGTAAAACATATCACAATAATAACTACTATATAAAAATTAGTAACATTTAATACACcactatttttaaataattattaaaataattactatactTAAAAAAACTTAGCATTATAAATTGTGTGATGCTAATAAAGAAATAATTATGATCTCTCTAATTTTCCAACATGAAATGGGTCTGGAAATTAGTAGCCCATACATTTTCGATTATATTCCTCACGTCATAGATTCTAATCATTCTATTCTCACATGAAAATGTGAGATGATTATATATttcatattcaattttaaattgaacCTGTGTTATTATATTTATGGTGtctaattcaattttaattttatattattagcttaatttcaatttatttggTTTGAATTATAGTCTTAGAGTTTCTAACTCGGAATTTAGAATTGGGCCTGATCAACCTAGTTGATATTGCAGTTCAACTTGCAACTTTCTTAATATGACAAATTGACCCACAAACTTTAATCGCTTAAACCTTTTGAGACAACGCTCTTTTTATTCGCCCTTCATAGTTAGGCCTGCTCATTCGGCCGGTTCCGATTCTAACCGGATCGGTTAACCGGTATTAATTTTTCATAAATCGTGGAACCGGTACTGGAACCGAAAATGGTACCGGTTGGTTCTGGTTCGAAACCGGAACTGATATGTAATTTTAATccgaatttatttgaaaatttaaatatttcaatactaaaaataataatccaacatctacaaatataacaaataatacctaaaaaatcaaataaacacacaaaaaatacaaagcaatagtataataatattcatGTCGTTAATTGATGGGTAAGAGTGATGTCAAGTGtagtactccatctgtcccaactaacttgagtcgtattcttttttgggacgtcccaacaaagttgagtcatttccctttttgacaaaaaacaaaacatccaatcgcgcttactttatttcatcatctactttactctctctttatctctcttacttttttatctttcctattttattttattttcatttaatctattcaacacaattttttaatctttgtgCTCAAAAGTTTTGTACCAAAAAATTCGGTAAGGCATAGATATGACATTTTCTCATACCGCAATTTgtggtacggtatgcggtatgacattcTCGGTGAGGTATACCGTACCGCGCCACCCCTAGCCATCATTCTGGTCCAATTTCTTCGATAAAATTTCCATTTCATCTTTTCCTCTAGTATTAACTTAATAACTATGATTTGGCAAATCACAGTAACTTTTCCCCTATACCCTCTTTCTTAGTCGCGAAATGACACATCacatgaattttagtattatctcTACATAATAATATACGTGCACGTAGTTTGTTTAATCGAAATTACATTTATGATTATTCATTTAACTATGATCGTAATTGCTTGTAATTCTAATACGTACTATATCAATATCATCACTTAAGGAAATATTgtgttagtttttttaattttacaataatGATGTATAATTAGAAAAGACGTCTATCTTAATCTTCCACTGCCTCTATGGTGgtcataaattttaaaactttttaCATACATAccttcaaataaaaaaacaagatCCTTGTATAGTTGGATATGAGGTCCAAGACTTAACTTGAGATAATGCAAATTCAAGATCATATACTGATCCACTATTCCCGCATTACTAaccaaaataattcaaataagtAAACTAATGTTTGGATCTAATAATACAAATAGTTGTAGGTTAGTCAACTCATGAAATTAAATCCCAATTGCTGATAATAGAGATGTGGACTAATTCCAACTTCCCTCATCGACAAAAGAATCTCATAAGTTGGCTGCCAGTTTTCACATTTCTTTTACTCCAACTTGCTCAACATGTTTGCCAAATCAATTTCATACATATCCCACTCCAACCTCCATTGATCATCAACCCTCATTCCTccatagaaagaaagaaacaacAGTGATGGAGACGAAGCACTTCAGCCACCAACACCCCCTAGCTTTCCACCAAGTCCACCAAGGCTCCCAAACCCACTGCTCCGGTTGCAAATCTCCCGCCACCGGCAACGTCTACGCGTGCTGGCAATGCAACTACTTCCTCCATGAGCACTGCTTCCACGCGGCCCGCTCCCTCCGCCACCCCTCTCACCCCCTCCACCCCCTCTCCCTCGTCCCTCTTCCCACCTATCCATCCGCCTCCTTCATCTGCAATTCCTGCAACCTCCCCGGTGACGGATTCTCCTATTGCTGCACCGCCTGTGATTTCGACATCCACGTCCACTGCGCCCTAatccctaaccctaaccctaattctCACTATCATCACCCCCAAAATCCCTCTACCTATCCTCCTCCCAATCCCATCCAACCTACAACTTATCCTACTATGGCATACCCTCCACCGCCACAGAACTACGCTCCTCCTCCCACCTCAGATCCGCCTCATCCGACCTATAGCACTGTCGTCAACGCCACCACCGCAAATCCTCCACCTACGGGGTATCCACAGCCAAATCCACCGGCACCCGCGGCTGTCGTCAACCCCACGGCCAATCCTCCACCTACAGGGTATCCACAGCCAAATCCACCGGCACCGGCCGCTGTGGTCAACCCCACGGCCAATCTGGCGAAACCTCCGGCGGCGGCCATAATAAAGCACTTCAGCCATCCGCACGTGCTGAAGCAGATGGATATCGAGGAGAAGAAGGCGAAGGTGTGCTCGGCCTGCGAGTGCGAGCTAAGCGGCAGCGCATACTGCTGCACGGAGGCCTACTGCACCTTCAACCTCCACAAGGACTGCTTCGACTCACCGCGGGAGGTGAGGCACAAGTCCCACCTGGACCATCCGCTAACTCTCCTTTCCGCCCCGCCATACAGCGACGGGTTCACCTGCAACGCGTGCCTCAAGGACGGCAAGGGCTTCGCCTACAACTGCGCCGCCTGCTCGTACGACCTCCACATCGACTGCGTGCGCTGGCCGGACGCCGTGGCGCGGCCTGACCATAAGCATGAGCTCAAGCTCTACTACTCGTCGGCCGCAGGGTCCGGCCAGGAGGCGGCGGCGTTTGAGTGCGATGTGTGCAGGAATCCGGTGCATGAAATGGCGTGGCTGTACTTGTGCCGGGAGTGTGATTTCGGGACGCATCTGGAGTGCGTGGCTTCAGGGATCATCCAGCAGCAGGATACTGCCAAGGAGGATGAATTGCTGAGGGAGATGGAGCTCAAGTTTGCTGTTTTGCAGCTTTTGCTGGGAGCCCAAGCCCAAAGAGGAGCGCCGTCAATTGTCTAATTTCAATGGGCTTGTTTTCTTCGTGTTATCATTTTGTAATTTGATCATCACAATAACTGTGTATTCCATACTATTGTCCAATACCAGGACTAAAAGTCCAATTGAAATTCGAAgtcttttttgaaaaataaatttgtctcatttacctaataaaacaaaaatactaGCAATTCCACAAATTAAAATACTTGTGATTAACTAAACTAATATTGAAAATgcttatattttcaaatatcaTACGTATCATATTCGAATACATACTAAACTGTATTAGAATATTTCAATTGCTAAAGTATTTTCCATCtacttattattatttcaatatGAACCCCATATGTTAGAAGATTGAGGTTCGAAATAGAAGGTCATATTGCAATTTTCCTTTTCCAAAAAAACATATGGCACCGAAATAAAAATAGCATACGTATTGTGATATATCTACTTCTCCCAAGATCACAGTTCATACAGGgagaaaaaacaattaaaatttgatagttTAAAAGTAAAGCAAAATGTGGCTCCTTAACTAATCAGAATTTGATTGATGTACGCACATACCCCAATTTGATGTACGTACTTATCTACtagttaaaataaattaatttttcagAGTATACATGATCATGGCAACTGGTCATGGATTTAGAGGCGGAGACCGCTACGTTTACATTTCTCGGGTAAACGCTCATTATTTTCGAACAATTAAGCAATTAATTAAGGTCAACTATCTCCTCAAAAGTATAAGCAAATTGTTTGACTATAACCCCATAGTTGTTATGAAAACGACAAGCCAGCAAGGCTGAACGATCTACTTAGTTCTACCATTGACTTCCAATATTGtgctcatttaattaattacaaatatTGAAAACGATGATGAGTTAGTGCATATCATGACTAGTAATTTCTGCATGGTATTTTATTCACCTACTTTGAGAGATTTTTATTCGACATTACATTTTGGGACCAAGTTGCATAAATAAACATTTATCAAAGATTGACTTTTCATTTATATAATAAGTCAATGAATTAGAAAAAATCACATGAAAACTTCACCAAATCAAATAATTTGCcaactcacaaaataaaattataatcgCACCACTTGAACATTGGAGACTACAAATACTGCATGGTAAAAGACTAAaagcacaaaaaaaaaaacaaaatgaagaAATTCCACGGCCACAAACACGGTCTAAAACTCGCTGCCGCGGAGGATTCCGGCGAGAAGACCTGCTCAGTCTGCGAGCAAGAGCTCTCGGACGCCGCGGCCTTCTCCTGCACGAAGCGCGACTGCGACTTCATCCTCCACCAATCGTGTTCCGAACTGCCAAAGAAGCTGAAGCACAAGTCCGACCCTAACCACTCCTTCTCCCTCCTCTCCGAGCCTCCGGAGCACAGCCTCTACTACAGCTGCGACGCCTGCGGCGATCTCATCCAAGCCTTCGGCTTCCAGTGTGACGAATGCGATCACAGAATGCACGTGAAATGCGCTCTCCTGCCCGAATCGGTCGAGTGCAAAGCGCACGAGCACGCTCTCGAGCTTCACTACACCACCACCAAGCCTAACGTCGACGGCTGCACCTTCTTCTACTGCGACGCTTGCGATGAGGCTGTGACCGAGGGATACTGGACTTACTACTGCAAGGAGTGCGATTTTGTTACTGATTTGGATTGTGCTTTTTCTGCTGAAGCTGTgaaggagaaagaaaaagaaaaagaagaagataaagaagaagatgaagaggaaTTGCCTATTGAATTGCAGCTAGCGAAGGCGAGAATTGACATGGAGAATCAGAGGGTTAGGCTGGAGTTTCAGATGCAAATGGCGCGGCAGAACGCGCAGTTCATGAACAGCATCGCTAATTCATGGAGGAGTGCCTTCTGACTCATCATGTTCATGGAGTATCTTGTTTGTGTGTTTGGGTTGTTGGTTCAATTTAGTctttctttgtttgtttgtttgtttgtttgtttgtatgCATCATTCTACTATGTATTTATTGTATGTTCATCTCTCTTTATATGGTGTGATTTTCAATGAATGCCACTTTATAATCAATGCAATATAAGATACTCCCTCAGTCACTTAAATTTAAGAAAGGTAATGGAAAATGGGTTGAAAAACTTAGTAGATAGTGAGTCCTACTTTAAAgtgttagttttataataaaatgtgagtgagaattaagttggtggaatgtgcggtccattataaaaaatggtaaaaagtgaaatgtgacaaaatttgtgggacgaacggaaatggaaaaatgtgacaaattttcagggacggatggagtattagagAACAGGGATAGAGGAAAATACCCGAAAAATCAaatatctgattttttttttttaaattacaaaCTCCTATAGAAAGGGGGAAAATTACAACTAATGTCACATACAATAATATCTgattaaaatcaaacaaaatttaaaatttgattctatttaattttagattttggtttggttcgatttagtttaaaattttggcaatattcgattttttttagGTTCAGATGTATAAAAACCGAAAAAGAAACcgaaaaaacaaaattttatttttaatattagtatattatattattacctAAAATAAGCTCCATTTTTTCTAGTTTTGGAtatattagagcatccccatccgtgctcttgccaacgagcacggatgttggcccgaacccacttttactctctgctcttaggcaagagcacaacacccacattcgtgctcttccgcaaggacaaacTCAAGGgccccaccattctattattcaatttaaataaaaacatttccacaaaattaaaatgcattaaaaatatccggaatactattacaaattacataattaaaatcctaaaaattaaaaagtacataattaaaattctaaaaattaaaaattacataattaaattcataaaattaaaaaacccactactcgtggccgaatttcgcccaaatgtgtttgattaggtcttcttgtagattaatgtgggctcgggtatcgcgcattgtgttccatgtttcgatcctctcgcccaccgtcgtatgcacacctcagcgtgggggagacctcgcggttgagcttccggcttcatcctcgtcgtaaaagctagccgccatcggtccttcgtcagctataatcttgttgtgcaagataatacacgtgtacatgatgttggtgatatttttcacgtaccacagccgagacggggccttcacaatgttgaatcgggcttgaaggaccccaaaagctctttcgacgtctttccgagcggactcttgacgctgcgcaaaaagaacccgtctcgggtcttgcgggttgctgagcgtcttcacgaaagtcgaccaccttaggtagataccatcggcgagatagtaactcatgtggtatgcatttccgttgacggtgaagtcgatcgccggtgttacaccattcaaaacatcattgaagagtggtgaagaataaagcacgttcaagtcgttgttggatccgacaataccaaaatatgcatgccaaatccataggcggtagtcggcgaccgcttcaaggataagtgttgggccgccgcctttgtggccgcttaagtgttgccccccccaagcagtcgggcaattatttcacctccaatgcatgcagtcaatgctgccaagcataccgggaaaaccatggactgtttcgtgaagacgaagcaaccgttggcaatcatcggtggtgggtgccagaaggaattcctcaccgaaagctgaacgaacgccgtcgcaaaaatttttaaggcaaaggattccagttgactcaccgacatgcaaatagtcgtcgaagaggtcagccgtttgcccagtagcaagttgtcggatggcacacgtacacttctgcaatgccgagagactttgtccaccggttgcgtctgtacttgtttgaaagtattcaacacgggcggataatgtgttgacaatgcGAATAAACtagcgttttgacatgcgaaaacggcaccgaaagtaatcttccggaaaccgcggctggtcgaaAAAATaatcggcaacgagcctttcgttggctccctcccggtcacgatggacgtagcggcgagttgatttagttggtcgaggaggggcgggggtattcgcggcgacataggcttcataggcgacacgatattgttcatagtattcttgttcttcgcgctccgctttcgcaatgagattggtgaaatccatttgagagggtttgagtgagagggagatgtagataagttgtatgaaaaaatatgaatgggagatgatttgatgtgaaaaatggatgatgaatgtgtgtatttatagatgattttgggaataaaaaattaaaaaaatcaaaaaaattccagaaaatggtaaaaaacggccatatttttgggaatccgaaaatatatatttttaaaattttggtattattttttatttaaaaaaaaacaaaaaaatgaatttctaacggaaatgccgttggccaatcagaacgcgtcACGTTAGctactcgctggcacggacgtgctcttagctaagagcagcgccgcgccaacAGAAAGAGCACATCGGCTAGCAAGCGGTGCcatgccgctggcacggacggacggacgagccgctacggatgctcttagtgcaatttcaaattttcaggTTTGGTTTTGATAGTTTGGATTTCGGTTTCTTCAATTTTGTTTGGATATATTTGTGGAATTTAGGTTTTACAGTTAAGATTGGTTTTTGTAGTTGAGATTTCTggtttttatattggtttttcaGATAATTTTGTTTGGTTAGGTTTTTCAGTTCCATAGGCTAAAAACCAAATCGATAACGGAATGTTCACCCCTAGTTAGAGTAGCCAAAACACTAACATGTCTAACCATTTCACCCAAAATAGATTCACCAAAAACTAACATTTGAGTCTTAAGGATGCCAAAACCCTAATCATTGGACTTGGCTATACAAAACAGCAGCCAACAATTACTACATAGCACAATCTAAACTGCTATATGCACACTAGAGCAAGCGATCCTTTTCCACAGGTTGAAAGAGGGCAACTTCTCTTCTATTTACAGACTTCCATTCCAGACACCATGTCCAACTTCCTTTACTCTTTGTTGCTGGAGGAACGATCCTTCTTCGGCCCACCAAGAATACGCGATATCTGCAGACCTCTGCTGAAAGCTTGGTTGAACAGCATCCGAGTCTGGAACTCGGACACAAAGGGGAACCATGCCAAGAATGCAACCGGAGTGAATAATAGCAACCCAATTACCATTTCATAACCCCGCGCAAGCGTCCGCACTGAACCCCAGATTCCAAGCCTATCCACCAATGGTTTCGTAGCTTGTGCAATCTGTTTGGTTTATTTCAATTCATTCAAAATAAGGCAGAGAATAACAAATgcataatagaaaaaaaagaagaaacacactcacacacataaTGATTTTTCTTTCCCCATCTCTTGTGAAAAAAGCAGGAATGGTTTGCTTTCTCAAACAAAAGTTAAATGAACTAATGAATAGAAGAAGGAAAATTCTCCTTACCAGAAGTAAACCCCATCCAGTTGGCATAAATGCAAGGATGCTAACTATAATGTCTTGGAAAGTCATGTGAGGAAGAGCGATTAGCGTGATTAGAACAGAAACAAATGAGAGAAAGATAAAGCCCTTGATCATCCGAAACACAAGCTGAAAATCAGCACTGAATCGCCGCCTGCCTAATGAAACAACCTGCGAAAGTTTCATCGCGATTAACAGCGACAAATGTCATGTATACTCTATTTTGTTAAAGAAACTCCAAAAGATATGGAAATTGTGTttaaaaactgaaaagaaataAGTGCGtcttgatttttctttttgatgtAATAAAATATATACCCGAAGAAAAATTTGTGAACAACTAGACTGAATGCAACAAAATACCCGAGAATTTTTCAAGTTAAAACTACAGAGTATACTCATACCTTTACAATTAGGAGGACTGCGAAGATGACCAGCCAAGAAAGACCGTATATCTGCACAAAAAGGGCAACACTGACATCTGTTACAATTGTTACATTTTAAGTAGAAAACCTTGCAATTCACTTTGAGAAGCATGTCATACCAGAATGCTCTTGTGTGTCTTGGTGAAGCTCAGATGATAAATAAGTGCATACTGATAAATGAAGAAACGTATCGAcagaaatatctcaaatattgtACCACGTGTTCCAGAGTGCAAGAGATGCTCTTGCTCTTTCTCCCACCAAGATTCCCAACTTTTTTCAGGAGGCACACCAATACCTCCACGATTATTCATCCATTTAATCCAATCCGCCCAGTCATCGACTATTTTTTGCCATTCAAAACCAGAAGGATTGAAGAGAAATGGAGCAAAGAGCCATGTGCCCACCAAAATCCATACAGACACAGTAATCAACACGTATGCAGCCACACCCCTGTATGCTCGTCCAAATATGTGATAAACAAGCAGTAAAATCATTAGTTCAATTCCCTTGACAAAGTGGCTCCGCGAATACAATCTGTAGTTTTCAGCAAACTTTGCATGGAACACGACAAATCCTCGACCAGTGGCCATATATCGTGCACCTCCATGAAGCAAAGTCCTACCATAGTAATGAGTCTTTGTTCCTAGAGAAAATGTGAAAAATACAGGAGCAAGTTGCAGTTGCATCAGAATAAAATCAGTCAATGCATGACGGAAACCCTGCTCAAGCCCTATCTCCATCATCATAGGCAAAGCCATTAAGAGCCCAATTTGCACAAAGGACTGTGAAGCAAGAGCAACTTGAAGAGGTTTGTTGTCTCGTATTGCTGGATGGTTACTTAACTCCTGTTCAAGCCCACTTAAAACGAGATAAAGACGCCCGTATAGAAACACATAGACCGTGAGCACCGTCAGCtgccaaaacaaaaaaatggttCAGAACTTTAGATGCAACAATACAAAGGCTgtattattgaaaattttgtGTAAGGCGTGAAGAATACCAAAGTGC
Coding sequences within:
- the LOC121774085 gene encoding uncharacterized protein LOC121774085 — translated: MKKFHGHKHGLKLAAAEDSGEKTCSVCEQELSDAAAFSCTKRDCDFILHQSCSELPKKLKHKSDPNHSFSLLSEPPEHSLYYSCDACGDLIQAFGFQCDECDHRMHVKCALLPESVECKAHEHALELHYTTTKPNVDGCTFFYCDACDEAVTEGYWTYYCKECDFVTDLDCAFSAEAVKEKEKEKEEDKEEDEEELPIELQLAKARIDMENQRVRLEFQMQMARQNAQFMNSIANSWRSAF
- the LOC121773974 gene encoding uncharacterized protein LOC121773974 produces the protein METKHFSHQHPLAFHQVHQGSQTHCSGCKSPATGNVYACWQCNYFLHEHCFHAARSLRHPSHPLHPLSLVPLPTYPSASFICNSCNLPGDGFSYCCTACDFDIHVHCALIPNPNPNSHYHHPQNPSTYPPPNPIQPTTYPTMAYPPPPQNYAPPPTSDPPHPTYSTVVNATTANPPPTGYPQPNPPAPAAVVNPTANPPPTGYPQPNPPAPAAVVNPTANLAKPPAAAIIKHFSHPHVLKQMDIEEKKAKVCSACECELSGSAYCCTEAYCTFNLHKDCFDSPREVRHKSHLDHPLTLLSAPPYSDGFTCNACLKDGKGFAYNCAACSYDLHIDCVRWPDAVARPDHKHELKLYYSSAAGSGQEAAAFECDVCRNPVHEMAWLYLCRECDFGTHLECVASGIIQQQDTAKEDELLREMELKFAVLQLLLGAQAQRGAPSIV